In Parageobacillus sp. KH3-4, the genomic window CATGAAACGCTTGTGATAATATCGCATCTAGCCTTAATGACGAAACGGTAATCGTTGTATCTCGCCAATTTTCTTCTAATTCGATTATGTCCGTCAACGGCTTTTTTTCTATAGAAACATTCGCTTTGCCAATCGCGTGCAAATGCAAACGAATATAGTCAGCCACTTCGTTTGCTGCCAAAAATTGAATTTGCTCATCTTTCATTAAAATATCACCAAATTTGCCGCGCCTCAACCCGAGCGACATGAGCGCCCCTAGCACTTGGCGATGCCCGATCGTTACAAACTTGCTCGGATAACGGATCTCAAATAAAGCAATTTCATAATCTTCTTCCGAAGGTTGAAAATACGGCGGATATAATAGCGCCCGCTTGCGTTCCGTAAACGGCGCTCCGCCAAAAAATGAAAAATGCACTTCCTCGTCACGGCCAATGACGCTTTGCACAATTTGCTGCTCGCGTGGATCTAAAAAATCGGTAAGCTTCGGCGCGTATTGTCTCTTTACCGTTTCCTGCCACTCTAATACTTGATCAATAAAATGATGTTCTTCTTTGCGAAAATGCTGATATATTTCCATCGCTTACACCTAACTTTCATGAAAGAAAGGAACCCTAATAACGGATTCCTTACACTAAATTGAACATATCAAAAAGAGCGTACAATCCTTTTGTCGCAAAGCGAAGCACTAAAAAGGCGACAATCGGAGAAACGTCAATCATTCCGATTGGCGGAATAATGCGGCGAAACGGTTCTAAATACGGCTCACAAATCGCTGCCAGCATCTGCCCGATTTTCGTATCACGCGCATTGGGAAACCATGACATCAAAATGTAAATAATGAGCGCATACGTATAAATTTGAATCAATGTCGTCAAAAACCATAGCAAACTATCCATAAACCATTACCACCTCTTCATTGGCGTATCAACGTCACTGTCGATGGAAATCGAACCAGTCACGTCTACGTTATCTGGAGTGCACAAAAAAATTTTCGTGCCAACTTGCTGAATATCTCCTCCAATCGCGTATACGGTACCGCTTAAAAAATCGACGATGCGTTTCGCTTGGTCATGTTGAATTCGTTGCAAATTCACAACTACTGCGCGGCGATTTTTTAGATGGTCAGCGATTTCTTGCGCTTCCGCATACGCTCTTGGTTCAATTAACACCACTTTGGACGATTTGTGCACGCTTTGCAAACTCACCACATTGGATTTCGCATTTTCCTTTGCCATTTCTTGAGTTTCTTCCTCTTCCTCATACTCTTCTTCATATTCGTCATAATCTTCCTCTAAAAAATAATCTTTGAACTTTTTGATTAATCCCATTGATTTCACCTCCTAAAATTCTTTTCCGACAAGCGATGTGCCGAGCCGAATAAAAGTTGCGCCTTCTTCAATGGCAATCACGTAATCGTTGGACATGCCCATCGACAGCTCCGTGCATGGAGCATTTGGAATGTGCAATGCTTGTACATTTTCTTGCAACAATTTTAATTGGCGAAAGCACGCACGTAAAACGGATTCATCATCCGTATAAGGCGCCATCGTCATTAAGCCGATTACTTCAATACGAGAAAAATCTCGCAGCTGCTCAATAAACGGAATCACTTCCTCTTTTGCTAACCCATGTTTCGTCGCTTCGCCGGATACGTTCACTTGGACAAAACATTTCATCCGCTTCGTTGCTCGTTTTTCGATTTCTTTCGCAAGCGACATTCGATCAAGAGAATGAATATAATCGACTTTATCAATAATATTTTTCACTTTGCGTGATTGCAGCGTACCAATAAAATGCCATGTCGGCTCGTTCCCTAACGCTGCGTATTTTTGTAGCAACCCATCATCACGATTTTCTCCCAAATCGGTAATGCCAGCTTCTAACGCCTCTTTCGCCCGTTCTACACTCACATATTTCGTAACGGCAACAATGCGAATGTCGGCAGGGTGGCGCCCCACGCGTTGACACGCTGCTTCAATGTTTTCGCGAATGATTGCTAAATTGTCGCGGACCGTCATCGTTCATTCCCCCTTCCTGCCGATAAACGCCATCATTCTTCCTGTTTTTCCTTGATCACGGCGATGGGAAAAAAACAAATGATCAGCGCAACTCGTACAATACCCGGAAACATCAATGTGTTCTTCACGAATTCCTGCCTTTATCAGTAATACTTTATTCAGCTCTTTTAAATCAAGGGCATATTGTCCTATGCTCACTTGCTTATAAGGAGCCTGCTCACCATCCAAAACATGGTCGACGCACGTGATGACGCGATCATCGACGATATAGCAGCAAGCGCCAATCGCCGGACCGATCGCCACGTATATGTCATCAAAAGGAATATGTTCACGCTCATGCCAAAGGCGAACCATTTCTCCCGCAATGTTTTTTACCGTCCCCCTCCAGCCGGCATGAGCAAGACCTATCATGCCATGTTTCGGTGCCATAAAATAAAGCGGAACACAATCAGCAAAACATAAAGCAAGCAACAATCCGGCTTCTTTTGTATACAAGCCGTCCGTTCCGGCAATAGCCGACTCGTAATCGGTTGCTCCTTTCCCACTTTGACTGCTCGTCACCTTCTCAACGCGAGCATCATGTATTTGTTCGCAACATACCCATCGGTCCAACGGAAATTGAAGCAGATCCGCCAGCCGCTGTCGATTGCGGCGAACAGAAGAAACTTCATCATCAATATGCAGCCCTAAATTGAACGTCGCAAACTCCCCTTTGCTAACGCCTCCGTGTTTTGTCGTAAATCCAGCGACAAGACTAGGAAACGAACGGCGTCCTCGCAA contains:
- a CDS encoding RNA-binding protein, coding for MEIYQHFRKEEHHFIDQVLEWQETVKRQYAPKLTDFLDPREQQIVQSVIGRDEEVHFSFFGGAPFTERKRALLYPPYFQPSEEDYEIALFEIRYPSKFVTIGHRQVLGALMSLGLRRGKFGDILMKDEQIQFLAANEVADYIRLHLHAIGKANVSIEKKPLTDIIELEENWRDTTITVSSLRLDAILSQAFHASRQKIQSFIENGFVKVNWKIVEHAHFECRQGDVLSARGFGRCKIIAIDGKTKKDRWRIRVGIQK
- a CDS encoding YggT family protein, encoding MDSLLWFLTTLIQIYTYALIIYILMSWFPNARDTKIGQMLAAICEPYLEPFRRIIPPIGMIDVSPIVAFLVLRFATKGLYALFDMFNLV
- a CDS encoding cell division protein SepF, producing MGLIKKFKDYFLEEDYDEYEEEYEEEEETQEMAKENAKSNVVSLQSVHKSSKVVLIEPRAYAEAQEIADHLKNRRAVVVNLQRIQHDQAKRIVDFLSGTVYAIGGDIQQVGTKIFLCTPDNVDVTGSISIDSDVDTPMKRW
- a CDS encoding YggS family pyridoxal phosphate-dependent enzyme, producing MTVRDNLAIIRENIEAACQRVGRHPADIRIVAVTKYVSVERAKEALEAGITDLGENRDDGLLQKYAALGNEPTWHFIGTLQSRKVKNIIDKVDYIHSLDRMSLAKEIEKRATKRMKCFVQVNVSGEATKHGLAKEEVIPFIEQLRDFSRIEVIGLMTMAPYTDDESVLRACFRQLKLLQENVQALHIPNAPCTELSMGMSNDYVIAIEEGATFIRLGTSLVGKEF
- the pgeF gene encoding peptidoglycan editing factor PgeF gives rise to the protein MLDIFQQVEKEVLLLRGRRSFPSLVAGFTTKHGGVSKGEFATFNLGLHIDDEVSSVRRNRQRLADLLQFPLDRWVCCEQIHDARVEKVTSSQSGKGATDYESAIAGTDGLYTKEAGLLLALCFADCVPLYFMAPKHGMIGLAHAGWRGTVKNIAGEMVRLWHEREHIPFDDIYVAIGPAIGACCYIVDDRVITCVDHVLDGEQAPYKQVSIGQYALDLKELNKVLLIKAGIREEHIDVSGYCTSCADHLFFSHRRDQGKTGRMMAFIGRKGE